The Methanophagales archaeon genome window below encodes:
- a CDS encoding class I mannose-6-phosphate isomerase — protein MFDYIVVVVGEEREVKRLEHFPWHEGVLQTSILIPVSESSWNGPAGNGLGTLFAIKNASNAAGIELVEEVKQGKSVLIVHTAGKGTRNVLTRTCKEKAFIDVPGLTILEGVIKQFQRFSIPHRIMVTWGDQFLFIADTPESLIECAHSTHVMLFGLKSEFTEEIVSKYGIQIVRCGDKGKGKDKGCELLDFDDTRNYEVVKSKMERYRSSEVLLNLGLFTLSGVLTERLLDAFCDRLEERVGEFNSDELWQLWCSPDSVTTNKWLRERAERLKREMTMTSDLNLIKSFAISDQSIWLDFGTNKSYYRNMMRLLSEGAEAAQLRRFLNVELLSATDGCEILDSIYVNSGIERGRIKRSVVSNTTAKAALLEDACVFNSRLNRINGKNCVVYNLVDCDSVELNDCVLVDVFHPARGRIRLRFPIGKESRPKEEWWSSRLPGNKYTLSEVAAMTRGITDEEMQSTRLRHARLADAIMSMSDTDTDTHTEAVRVRVKVRDMIEHPMKLKPLIVNKPWGYELWCASPRNYIEGEEFTLCELNTFFSEAIFGMRMEEFPLIVKIIKADENLSVQVHPDDRYARKMGDVMGKEEAWYVLEAKEDARIYLGFRDSLRSGEFLELVKRGEILNYMNSFYAQPGDIYHIPAGVIHALGAGTKVYEVSTASERTFRVYDYGRGRELHLNDAMNVLRFEVPRGLKHGGGHLRGKHLDLRLISVHNSNDNGMNPGINMGMDIKNAGVLTCVRGQVTLVGDAKVKLPLKTFETALVPVPATVSCGSGSGSGIALEGEGDLIYASFISS, from the coding sequence ATGTTTGATTATATTGTGGTAGTGGTCGGAGAAGAGCGTGAGGTAAAGCGATTGGAGCATTTCCCATGGCATGAGGGTGTACTCCAGACCTCTATTCTCATACCCGTCTCGGAGAGTAGCTGGAACGGTCCAGCGGGCAATGGGCTTGGTACTTTATTCGCGATAAAAAACGCATCTAATGCAGCGGGAATAGAACTTGTTGAGGAAGTGAAACAGGGTAAGAGTGTCCTTATCGTGCATACAGCGGGTAAAGGCACAAGGAACGTACTGACGAGAACCTGTAAGGAGAAAGCATTCATAGATGTTCCTGGTTTGACCATACTTGAGGGTGTGATAAAGCAATTTCAGCGGTTCTCTATCCCCCACAGGATAATGGTTACATGGGGTGACCAGTTCCTCTTCATCGCTGATACTCCTGAATCCTTAATTGAATGCGCACATTCTACGCATGTCATGCTCTTTGGCTTGAAATCTGAGTTTACAGAGGAGATTGTCTCCAAATATGGTATTCAGATAGTTAGATGTGGAGATAAAGGTAAAGGTAAGGATAAAGGCTGTGAACTGCTTGATTTTGATGATACACGGAACTATGAAGTGGTGAAGAGTAAGATGGAGAGGTACAGAAGCAGTGAGGTGCTGTTGAATCTGGGGTTATTCACGCTGAGCGGAGTTTTGACCGAACGGCTGCTGGATGCTTTCTGTGATAGGCTTGAAGAGAGAGTCGGGGAGTTCAATTCTGATGAGTTATGGCAGTTATGGTGCTCTCCAGACTCTGTTACTACTAATAAATGGCTACGGGAGCGTGCAGAACGGTTAAAGCGGGAGATGACGATGACATCCGACCTGAACTTGATAAAGAGCTTTGCAATAAGTGATCAAAGCATCTGGCTCGATTTCGGAACGAATAAAAGCTATTACAGGAATATGATGCGACTTTTGTCTGAAGGGGCTGAGGCTGCGCAATTGAGGAGATTCCTGAATGTCGAGCTCCTCTCCGCCACTGACGGCTGCGAGATTCTGGATTCAATCTATGTGAATTCCGGAATAGAGAGAGGTCGGATAAAGAGGAGTGTGGTATCGAATACAACTGCGAAAGCCGCATTACTCGAAGATGCTTGTGTCTTCAATTCCCGATTGAACAGAATAAACGGTAAAAACTGTGTTGTTTATAACCTCGTTGACTGCGATTCTGTGGAGCTTAATGACTGTGTGCTGGTGGATGTCTTTCATCCAGCCAGGGGTAGGATAAGACTCAGGTTCCCAATAGGTAAGGAGAGCAGACCTAAGGAGGAGTGGTGGTCCTCACGCCTGCCCGGGAATAAATATACATTGAGCGAAGTTGCAGCTATGACCAGGGGTATTACTGATGAAGAGATGCAGTCCACCAGGCTAAGACATGCACGGCTGGCAGATGCAATCATGTCTATGTCTGATACAGATACAGATACTCATACAGAAGCAGTGAGGGTGAGGGTGAAAGTGAGAGATATGATTGAGCACCCGATGAAGCTCAAGCCCCTCATCGTAAACAAGCCCTGGGGCTATGAGTTATGGTGTGCCTCACCACGGAACTATATCGAAGGTGAGGAATTTACGCTCTGTGAGCTCAATACTTTCTTCTCAGAAGCGATATTCGGCATGAGAATGGAGGAATTCCCACTGATAGTGAAGATAATAAAGGCAGATGAAAACCTTTCGGTACAGGTACATCCTGATGACCGGTATGCACGCAAGATGGGTGATGTAATGGGCAAAGAGGAGGCATGGTATGTTCTCGAAGCGAAAGAGGATGCGAGGATTTATTTAGGATTCCGGGATTCTCTACGCAGTGGTGAATTCCTGGAACTGGTAAAAAGAGGCGAGATATTGAACTACATGAATTCGTTTTATGCTCAACCCGGCGATATCTACCACATCCCTGCCGGTGTCATACATGCCCTGGGCGCGGGTACAAAGGTATATGAAGTGAGTACCGCGTCAGAAAGGACATTCAGAGTCTATGATTATGGCAGGGGCAGGGAGCTACATCTAAATGATGCTATGAATGTGCTTAGATTTGAAGTGCCACGGGGATTGAAGCATGGAGGAGGGCATCTGCGGGGTAAACATCTGGATTTGAGGCTTATCTCTGTTCATAATAGTAATGATAATGGTATGAATCCGGGCATAAATATGGGTATGGACATAAAGAATGCGGGTGTCCTCACCTGTGTAAGGGGGCAGGTAACTCTGGTCGGTGATGCAAAGGTAAAACTGCCATTAAAGACCTTCGAGACCGCACTCGTGCCTGTACCTGCAACTGTGAGCTGTGGTAGTGGCAGTGGCAGTGGCATCGCACTGGAAGGCGAAGGTGACCTTATATACGCCAGTTTTATTAGCTCTTAG